One genomic segment of Pseudomonadota bacterium includes these proteins:
- the tilS gene encoding tRNA lysidine(34) synthetase TilS, producing MGTRPTFDAASRLIELVGTQPRVAVAFSGGIDSTALAHALVAGRRKVASLRLLHVDHGLQVASAQWTRHCARMARSWRLPFVALRADIKRKRGDSPEAAAREARYALLSQAMEPGEVLVTAQHRDDQVETLLLQLFRGAGVAGLAAMPAIANFGPGQIARPLLDTSRAQILEYAQAHTLRWVDDPTNEQTAFGRNFLRHRVMPAIRERWPGVDLAIARSAGHMAEAQRLLDAQAGADLAVTADGAGLNIAALRALPAARQRNLVRGFVTRAGMEPPQANWLREILGPMLAASADSHPEIRLPGGVLRRRAGRLELQVIPEVGHKTANESTLKSWRWKDERELIVNTAGEILSLVEDPDGDIDLDKLPATLTLRPRRGGEKLRPGPRARTQTLKSLLQGAKIPVDERVRLPLLFAGDRLICAGDRWIDASVAATVKSRRRARLRFHGR from the coding sequence ATGGGTACGCGGCCCACATTCGACGCGGCAAGTCGTCTGATCGAGCTGGTCGGCACGCAGCCGCGAGTCGCCGTCGCATTCAGTGGCGGCATCGATTCCACCGCGCTGGCGCACGCGCTCGTTGCAGGGCGCCGCAAGGTCGCGAGCCTGCGCCTGCTCCACGTAGACCACGGATTGCAAGTCGCGAGTGCGCAATGGACGCGCCACTGTGCACGGATGGCAAGGTCCTGGCGCCTGCCGTTCGTGGCACTACGCGCCGACATCAAACGCAAGCGCGGCGACTCGCCGGAAGCCGCGGCCCGCGAGGCGCGCTACGCGCTGCTGAGTCAGGCGATGGAACCGGGCGAGGTACTGGTCACCGCCCAGCATCGCGACGACCAGGTGGAAACCCTGCTGCTGCAATTGTTCCGCGGCGCCGGTGTCGCCGGCCTCGCCGCGATGCCGGCCATCGCGAATTTCGGACCCGGCCAGATCGCGCGGCCGCTGCTCGACACTTCCCGCGCGCAAATCCTCGAATATGCGCAAGCCCACACACTGCGCTGGGTCGATGACCCCACCAACGAGCAGACCGCCTTCGGCCGCAACTTCCTGCGCCATCGCGTGATGCCCGCCATCCGCGAACGCTGGCCGGGCGTGGACCTCGCCATCGCGCGCAGCGCCGGCCACATGGCCGAAGCACAGCGGCTGCTCGACGCCCAGGCGGGCGCCGACCTCGCCGTCACCGCGGATGGAGCGGGGCTCAACATCGCCGCGTTGCGCGCGCTGCCGGCCGCCCGGCAACGCAATCTGGTCCGTGGGTTCGTGACGCGCGCCGGAATGGAACCGCCGCAGGCGAACTGGCTGCGTGAAATCCTCGGCCCGATGCTGGCCGCGAGCGCCGATTCGCATCCCGAGATCCGCTTGCCGGGCGGCGTGCTGCGGCGGCGCGCGGGACGCCTCGAACTTCAAGTGATCCCTGAAGTCGGGCACAAAACCGCGAACGAATCCACATTGAAATCATGGCGCTGGAAAGATGAGCGCGAGTTGATCGTGAACACCGCGGGGGAAATCCTGTCGCTCGTCGAAGACCCAGACGGCGACATCGATCTCGACAAACTTCCCGCGACACTCACGCTGCGCCCGCGGCGCGGCGGCGAAAAACTGCGACCCGGCCCGCGCGCGCGTACCCAAACGCTCAAGTCGCTGCTGCAAGGCGCAAAGATTCCGGTCGACGAACGCGTGCGCCTGCCGCTGCTGTTCGCGGGCGATCGCCTCATCTGCGCCGGCGATCGCTGGATCGACGCGTCGGTGGCTGCCACGGTCAAATCCCGGCGCCGCGCGCGATTGAGATTCCACGGCCGTTAA
- a CDS encoding acetyl-CoA carboxylase carboxyltransferase subunit alpha produces the protein MAVNFLDFEQPIAELEAKIEELKHVPSGTAVNIQEEITRLQAKSEQLTQNIFANLSPWQITQLARHPQRPYTLDYAALIFKDFHELHGDRMYGDDLAIIGGPARLDDTPVMLIGHQKGRDTKERVRRNYGMPKPEGYRKALRLMRLAERFRLPLITFIDTPGAYPGVGSEERNQSEAIARNLFEMSVMGIPIISCVIGEGGSGGALAIGVCDRLLMLQFSTYSVISPEGCASILWKSADKKEVAADAMNLTADRLSKLKLVDQVLPEPVGGAHRNPQAVADTIKAALLKHLGELEKLPPDKLRAQRNTRIDSFGVYSEVAN, from the coding sequence ATGGCAGTGAATTTCCTCGATTTCGAGCAGCCGATCGCCGAACTTGAAGCCAAGATCGAAGAACTGAAACACGTTCCGTCGGGCACGGCCGTCAACATTCAGGAAGAGATCACGCGCCTGCAGGCCAAGAGCGAACAGCTCACGCAGAACATCTTCGCCAATCTCAGCCCTTGGCAGATCACTCAGCTCGCGCGTCATCCGCAGCGCCCGTACACGCTCGATTACGCCGCGCTCATCTTCAAGGACTTCCACGAGCTGCACGGCGATCGCATGTACGGCGACGATCTCGCCATCATCGGCGGGCCCGCGCGGCTCGATGACACTCCCGTGATGTTGATCGGCCACCAGAAGGGCCGCGATACGAAAGAACGCGTGCGCCGCAACTACGGCATGCCCAAACCCGAGGGTTATCGCAAGGCGTTGCGGCTCATGCGCCTCGCCGAAAGATTCCGCCTGCCGCTCATCACGTTCATCGATACGCCGGGCGCCTATCCAGGCGTCGGCTCCGAGGAGCGCAACCAGTCCGAAGCCATCGCGCGCAACCTGTTCGAGATGTCGGTGATGGGCATTCCCATCATCAGCTGCGTGATCGGCGAGGGCGGCTCGGGCGGCGCGCTCGCCATTGGCGTGTGCGACCGGCTGCTCATGCTGCAGTTCTCTACCTACTCGGTCATCTCGCCCGAGGGCTGCGCGTCCATCCTGTGGAAGAGCGCCGACAAGAAGGAAGTCGCGGCGGACGCCATGAACCTCACCGCCGATCGCCTGAGCAAACTCAAACTGGTGGACCAGGTGCTGCCGGAACCCGTGGGCGGCGCGCATCGCAATCCGCAGGCGGTCGCCGACACCATCAAGGCCGCTTTGCTCAAACATCTGGGCGAACTCGAGAAACTGCCGCCCGACAAACTGCGCGCGCAACGCAATACCCGCATCGACAGCTTCGGCGTCTACAGCGAAGTCGCCAATTGA
- the dnaE gene encoding DNA polymerase III subunit alpha, giving the protein MQPAFIHLRLHTEFSLQDSVVRIPELVEKTAQLGMPAIAVTDQNNLFAMVKFYREGLKHGVKPIIGVDVLLRGRGERALPTRLTLLCKDPDGYQNVTNLITRAYLEGQDRGVPLIDRAWLDAQTTQGLIALSGGPAGDVGRAIANGREPDALNLAREWQQLFGDRYYLELQRLGRPEDETQVAAAVRISQQTQVPVVATNDVRFLSRDDFESHEARVCISEGLQLTDPNRPRKYTESQYLRSAPEMAELFADIPEALSNTVEIARRCSLPLKLGESRLPNFPLAEGVTVEAFIRAESEAGFELRERAFDAAQKARIAEYRPRLERELGVICQMGFAGYFLIVADFIRWARANGVPVGPGRGSGAGSLVAFSLGITDIDPLKYDLLFERFLNPERVSMPDFDIDFCMDGRDRVIDYVSQKYGRERVSQIITYGTMAAKAVVRDVGRVLGMGYGYVDKIAKLIPFELGITLDDALEKEPELKKLYKDDEEIKNLIDLAKSLEGLTRNAGMHAGGVVIAPSKLTEFAPLYADDKGGSVVTQFDKDDVEAAGLVKFDFLGLRTLTVIDRAVKIINARRAGSGEALLDIALLPMGDAATFKLMQEAKTTAVFQLESRGMKDLIRRLKPDTFEDIIALVALFRPGPLESGMVGDFIDRKHSRNDPHAPPIDYLHPSLQPVLAPTYGVILYQEQVMQIAQVLAGYTLGGADLLRRAMGKKKPEEMAKQRSIFIDGSIKNHVPEAQAAHIFDLMEKFAGYGFNKSHSAAYALLSYQTGWLKTHEPASYMAAVLGADMDHTDKVVGMLYDCRKEVGLTVLPPHVNLSAYEFAVVDDKTIRYGLGAIKGVGEGAVDAIVGERKANGDYTSLEDLCRRLDLSRVNRRVLEALIKSGSLDGLATNRATLMHRLDAALALGEQNSKANETGQHDIFGLSAAHVPEVVRARTPDQPEWTDTVRLRAERESLGRAISGHPIDRFVNDLPRFITGRIADYLEQEKPQSSGEGGRAFFGGKPVAIAGVVEELRKRGPRTEILLDDDSGRIAVGFYDETFQQYREILVKDSLLLIEGKLRFDEFANTWVLRANKVSELERLREKEARRIVLKVKSTDALPLDRLQAVLAQYKGGGCHVAVQFFGAVAKGTYSFGAEWNVRPSPALIEELEKLLGRGRIAVLYSPPPVSAGVTSISG; this is encoded by the coding sequence ATGCAACCTGCGTTCATCCACCTGCGCCTGCACACCGAATTTTCGTTGCAGGACAGTGTGGTGCGCATTCCCGAGCTGGTCGAAAAGACCGCGCAGCTCGGCATGCCGGCGATCGCGGTCACCGACCAGAACAACCTGTTCGCGATGGTCAAGTTCTACCGCGAGGGGTTGAAGCACGGCGTCAAACCCATCATCGGCGTGGACGTGTTGTTGCGCGGCCGCGGCGAACGCGCGCTGCCGACGCGGCTCACGTTGCTGTGCAAGGACCCGGACGGCTACCAGAACGTCACCAACCTCATCACGCGCGCCTACCTCGAAGGCCAGGATCGCGGCGTGCCGCTCATCGACCGCGCCTGGCTCGACGCGCAGACCACCCAGGGCCTGATCGCCCTGTCGGGCGGCCCTGCGGGCGACGTCGGCCGCGCCATCGCCAACGGCCGCGAGCCCGACGCGCTCAATCTCGCGCGCGAATGGCAGCAGCTGTTCGGCGACCGCTACTACCTCGAGTTGCAGCGCCTGGGGCGCCCCGAGGATGAAACGCAGGTCGCGGCCGCCGTGCGTATCAGCCAGCAGACGCAGGTCCCCGTGGTGGCCACCAACGACGTGCGGTTCCTGTCGCGCGACGATTTCGAATCGCACGAAGCGCGCGTCTGCATCTCGGAAGGCCTGCAGCTGACGGATCCGAACCGCCCGCGCAAGTACACCGAATCCCAGTACCTGCGCTCCGCGCCGGAGATGGCCGAACTCTTCGCCGACATCCCGGAGGCCTTGAGCAACACCGTGGAGATCGCGCGGCGTTGTTCGCTGCCGCTCAAGCTCGGCGAATCGCGGCTGCCCAACTTTCCGCTTGCGGAGGGCGTCACGGTCGAAGCGTTCATCCGCGCCGAGTCGGAAGCGGGTTTCGAATTGCGCGAACGGGCCTTCGACGCAGCGCAAAAGGCACGGATCGCCGAATACCGCCCGCGCCTCGAACGCGAACTCGGCGTCATCTGCCAGATGGGTTTCGCGGGCTACTTCCTCATCGTCGCGGATTTCATCCGCTGGGCGCGCGCCAACGGCGTGCCGGTGGGGCCGGGCCGCGGCTCGGGCGCCGGCTCGCTCGTGGCGTTCAGTCTCGGCATCACCGACATCGACCCGCTCAAGTACGACCTGCTGTTCGAACGTTTCCTCAATCCGGAACGCGTGTCGATGCCCGACTTCGACATCGACTTCTGCATGGACGGCCGCGATCGCGTCATCGACTACGTCTCGCAGAAATACGGCCGCGAACGCGTCTCGCAGATCATCACCTACGGCACCATGGCCGCGAAGGCGGTGGTGCGCGATGTAGGCCGCGTGCTCGGCATGGGTTACGGCTACGTCGACAAGATCGCCAAGCTCATCCCGTTCGAGCTCGGCATCACGCTCGATGACGCGCTCGAGAAGGAGCCCGAGCTCAAGAAGCTCTACAAGGACGACGAGGAGATCAAGAACCTCATCGATCTCGCGAAGTCCCTCGAAGGCCTGACGCGCAACGCCGGCATGCACGCCGGCGGCGTGGTCATCGCGCCCTCGAAGCTCACCGAGTTCGCGCCGCTGTACGCCGACGACAAGGGCGGCAGCGTCGTCACGCAGTTCGACAAGGACGACGTCGAAGCCGCGGGCCTGGTGAAGTTCGACTTCCTGGGATTACGCACGCTGACCGTCATCGATCGCGCGGTGAAGATCATCAACGCCCGGCGTGCGGGCAGCGGCGAAGCGCTGCTCGACATCGCGTTGTTGCCCATGGGCGACGCGGCCACGTTCAAGCTCATGCAGGAGGCGAAGACCACGGCGGTGTTCCAGCTGGAATCCCGTGGCATGAAAGACCTCATCCGGCGCCTCAAGCCCGACACCTTCGAGGACATCATCGCGCTGGTGGCGCTGTTCCGCCCGGGTCCGCTCGAATCGGGCATGGTCGGCGACTTCATCGACCGCAAACACAGCCGCAACGACCCCCACGCGCCGCCGATCGACTATCTACATCCGTCGCTGCAGCCGGTGCTCGCGCCCACCTACGGCGTCATCCTGTACCAGGAGCAGGTGATGCAGATCGCGCAGGTGCTGGCCGGCTACACGCTCGGCGGTGCCGACCTGCTGCGCCGCGCGATGGGCAAGAAGAAACCCGAGGAGATGGCCAAGCAGCGTTCGATTTTTATCGATGGGTCCATCAAGAACCACGTGCCCGAAGCGCAGGCCGCGCACATCTTCGACCTGATGGAAAAGTTCGCGGGCTACGGCTTCAACAAGTCGCACTCGGCCGCGTACGCGTTGCTGTCGTATCAGACCGGCTGGCTCAAGACACACGAGCCCGCGTCCTACATGGCGGCGGTCCTCGGCGCCGACATGGACCACACCGACAAGGTAGTCGGGATGTTGTACGACTGCCGCAAGGAAGTCGGCCTCACCGTGTTGCCGCCGCACGTGAATCTCTCGGCGTACGAATTCGCGGTCGTCGATGACAAGACCATCCGTTACGGGCTGGGCGCGATCAAGGGCGTGGGCGAGGGCGCGGTCGATGCCATCGTCGGCGAACGCAAGGCGAATGGCGATTACACCAGCCTCGAAGACCTGTGCCGCCGGCTCGATCTGTCGCGCGTCAACCGGCGCGTGCTCGAAGCCCTGATCAAATCCGGCAGCCTCGACGGGCTCGCGACGAATCGCGCGACGCTGATGCACCGGCTGGACGCTGCCTTGGCGCTGGGCGAGCAGAACAGCAAGGCCAACGAAACCGGCCAGCACGACATCTTCGGCTTGAGCGCCGCGCATGTGCCCGAGGTGGTACGCGCGCGCACGCCCGATCAACCCGAGTGGACGGACACCGTGCGGCTGCGTGCCGAGCGCGAATCGCTGGGCCGCGCGATCAGCGGGCATCCCATCGACCGCTTCGTCAACGATCTGCCGAGGTTCATCACCGGGCGTATTGCCGATTACCTCGAGCAGGAAAAACCGCAGTCGAGCGGCGAGGGTGGGCGCGCCTTCTTCGGCGGCAAGCCGGTGGCGATCGCCGGGGTGGTGGAAGAACTGCGCAAGCGCGGGCCGCGCACCGAGATCCTGCTGGACGACGATTCCGGCCGCATTGCCGTCGGGTTTTACGACGAAACTTTCCAGCAGTACCGCGAGATTCTGGTGAAGGATTCGCTGTTGCTGATCGAAGGCAAGCTGCGTTTCGACGAGTTCGCCAATACCTGGGTGCTGCGCGCAAACAAGGTCAGCGAGCTCGAGCGCCTGCGCGAGAAGGAAGCCCGCCGCATCGTGCTCAAGGTGAAGTCCACGGATGCGCTGCCGCTCGATCGATTGCAGGCCGTCCTCGCCCAGTACAAAGGCGGTGGCTGTCACGTCGCCGTGCAGTTCTTCGGCGCGGTCGCCAAGGGCACCTATTCCTTCGGCGCCGAATGGAATGTCCGGCCCTCGCCGGCGCTGATCGAGGAACTCGAGAAGTTATTGGGCCGGGGCCGGATCGCCGTGCTCTACAGCCCGCCGCCGGTGAGCGCCGGAGTCACTTCAATCAGTGGGTAG
- a CDS encoding DUF3034 family protein: MNDVSRGSRGRRFARRILQVLPIVAFAWIAPDALAGSSRLLATGGVAQIEGSAGGGAVPWALIAGLGSDAQTGGSGFCTEARVQKFDLRSCGVAVGFHDRVEVSYARQRFDLDEIIPGESIAVDVIGAKVRLLGDAVYDQDRWYPQLSLGLQYKKNRDFDFVPALLGARDAEDVDVYLAATKVYLAGPFSRTWLVNATLRATRGNQFGILGFGGDRQQSRSVNAEFSAAMFVSDAVVVGAEYRQKPDNLGSFEEQDYWDVFAAYFPSKHFSITAAYADIGRIAMMPGQHGWYLSLQGSL, translated from the coding sequence TTGAACGATGTTTCACGCGGCTCGCGCGGCCGCCGCTTCGCCCGCCGGATCCTGCAGGTTTTGCCGATCGTGGCGTTCGCGTGGATTGCGCCGGACGCGTTGGCGGGCAGCAGCCGGTTGCTGGCTACGGGCGGCGTCGCGCAGATCGAAGGCAGCGCGGGCGGTGGCGCGGTGCCGTGGGCGTTGATCGCGGGGCTCGGCAGTGACGCGCAGACCGGTGGCAGCGGCTTTTGCACGGAAGCCCGCGTGCAGAAGTTCGATCTGCGCAGTTGCGGGGTCGCGGTCGGTTTCCACGATCGCGTGGAGGTGTCGTACGCGCGGCAGCGTTTCGATCTCGATGAGATCATTCCGGGTGAATCCATCGCTGTGGATGTGATCGGCGCGAAAGTGCGCCTGCTCGGCGACGCCGTGTACGACCAGGATCGCTGGTATCCGCAGTTGTCGCTCGGACTGCAGTACAAGAAGAACCGGGATTTCGATTTCGTGCCCGCGTTGCTCGGCGCGCGCGATGCCGAGGACGTCGATGTGTATCTCGCGGCTACCAAGGTCTATCTTGCCGGCCCGTTCTCGCGCACCTGGCTGGTGAATGCGACGCTGCGCGCGACGCGCGGCAACCAGTTCGGAATCCTGGGTTTTGGCGGCGATCGCCAGCAAAGCCGCAGCGTCAACGCCGAATTCAGCGCGGCGATGTTCGTCAGTGATGCCGTCGTCGTGGGCGCGGAGTATCGGCAGAAGCCCGACAACCTCGGCTCGTTCGAAGAGCAGGACTATTGGGACGTTTTCGCCGCGTATTTTCCGAGCAAGCATTTTTCGATCACGGCGGCGTACGCAGATATCGGACGCATCGCGATGATGCCGGGCCAGCACGGCTGGTACCTGTCGCTCCAAGGCAGCCTCTAA
- a CDS encoding group 1 truncated hemoglobin: MASRRPILATMFVVAAGSFCPAAFSQAPPAPVPPPAIAPPGSLYERLGGTAKVSAFVNQTIDVVAANPKMNQSFDKVNLQHVKDMLIEQICSLTGGGCKYTGDTMRDVHAGHHIGNAEFFALVEVLRDAMRAQQVPLSARNQLLEILAPMKRDVVKL, from the coding sequence ATGGCGTCTCGCAGACCCATCCTCGCGACGATGTTCGTGGTCGCCGCGGGCTCGTTTTGTCCTGCGGCCTTTTCACAGGCCCCGCCCGCGCCGGTACCGCCGCCGGCGATCGCCCCGCCCGGTTCCTTGTACGAACGCCTCGGCGGCACCGCGAAGGTCTCGGCCTTCGTCAATCAGACGATCGATGTCGTCGCCGCGAATCCGAAAATGAATCAGTCCTTCGACAAAGTGAACCTGCAGCACGTCAAGGACATGCTCATCGAGCAGATCTGTTCGCTGACCGGCGGCGGTTGCAAATACACGGGCGACACCATGCGCGACGTCCACGCCGGCCATCACATCGGCAACGCGGAATTCTTCGCTCTCGTCGAGGTGCTGCGCGACGCGATGCGCGCGCAGCAGGTGCCCTTGTCGGCACGTAATCAATTACTGGAAATCCTCGCCCCGATGAAACGGGACGTGGTCAAGCTCTGA
- a CDS encoding methylamine utilization protein, translating to MARHLKSGFALVALFANGLPCAAAADLSLEVRDGSGRPVADAVVFAAPVGGAAPTVKPHARALIDQVNKEFVPKVSIFQAGTSVFFPNSDNIRHSIYSFSPAKVFTTKLYSGREAAPITFDHAGVVVLGCNIHDAMVAWVYIVDTPWFGKSGADGIGTLRGLPDGEYTITAAAPAQNLPPKVLTLRVEGGAALHSSISLQAAP from the coding sequence TTGGCACGCCACCTCAAAAGCGGATTTGCGCTCGTGGCCTTGTTCGCGAACGGCCTGCCGTGCGCGGCCGCCGCCGACCTCTCGCTCGAAGTGCGTGACGGCAGCGGCAGGCCGGTCGCCGATGCGGTGGTTTTCGCAGCGCCGGTTGGCGGCGCGGCGCCCACCGTGAAACCCCACGCGCGCGCGCTCATCGACCAGGTGAACAAGGAGTTCGTGCCGAAGGTCAGCATCTTCCAGGCCGGCACTTCCGTGTTCTTCCCGAACAGCGACAACATCCGCCATTCCATCTACTCGTTCTCGCCGGCGAAGGTCTTCACGACCAAGCTGTACTCCGGCCGCGAGGCGGCCCCGATCACGTTCGATCACGCCGGCGTCGTCGTGCTCGGCTGCAACATCCACGACGCGATGGTGGCGTGGGTCTACATCGTCGACACGCCGTGGTTCGGCAAGAGCGGCGCCGATGGCATCGGCACACTCAGGGGCCTGCCCGACGGTGAATACACGATCACTGCCGCGGCGCCCGCGCAGAATCTGCCGCCGAAAGTCCTCACGCTGCGTGTCGAGGGTGGCGCGGCCCTGCACAGCTCCATCTCGTTGCAGGCTGCGCCGTGA
- a CDS encoding EAL domain-containing protein has product MRIQRLQTRIIVFFVALLVLVQVLAFTFVNAANSRNAQTKVAEELNIGRRVFARQLEQNAEKLKLSARVLAADFAFREAIATHDTGTIASVLANHGARIGADAMVFVDLDGTVISDTLRPQSEARPFEYPALIKANKNGGSASLEVLDGRAFQLVAVPVLAPLPIGWVVMGFAVDDTLARDLRQLTELEVSFALDAPAGWRVLASTLSKEDQQALLEAMPPRSSEVTRLVMNIANDDHQALVIPLDDNDDARIVAVLHRSLGSALAAFERLRFTLIVLAGFSLVLSIVGSVAVARNITRPLETLANAAARIEHGDYVAPVNVQRADEIGVLASSLNHMRGGIADREKRILKLAYEDPLTDLANRSRFNNTLEQAIAQCNQGGVRRTILMMDLDRFKYVNDTLGHGVGDHVLREVSLRLQHTVGDAECIARLGGDEFAILVNHTGQADLTETARQIITALEMPILYEGQPLDVGTSIGIAHHPEHGRDAQTLLRNADIAMYAAKRNKTGFAVYDPHYDTSQQEHLSLLGELRRAVEQNELRLHYQPKVSLHSAHVSAVEALIRWEHPARGLVPPSQFIPFAEHTGYIKLLTRWVIREAVRQCGAWLREGLTLQVSVNISARDLMNRDLPEHVAALLAEHDVTPGLLCLEITESGFMEDPAHAQKVLDRLAELGVKLSIDDYGTGYSSLSYIMKLPVQELKIDQSFISRMATDTEISTIVRSTIDLGHNLGLQVVAEGVEDSAVWNMLRSLGCDEAQGYYMSKPLEPAALARWIRANHGTFEAPQPATDTARSVGAQAR; this is encoded by the coding sequence ATGCGCATCCAGCGGCTGCAGACGCGCATCATCGTCTTCTTCGTCGCGCTGCTGGTGCTGGTGCAGGTGCTGGCGTTCACTTTCGTGAACGCTGCGAACTCGCGCAACGCCCAGACCAAGGTCGCAGAAGAACTCAACATCGGCCGGCGCGTGTTCGCGCGGCAGCTCGAGCAGAACGCCGAGAAGCTCAAACTATCCGCGCGCGTGCTGGCGGCCGATTTCGCCTTCCGCGAGGCGATCGCGACGCACGACACCGGCACGATCGCCTCGGTGCTGGCGAATCACGGCGCGCGCATCGGCGCCGACGCAATGGTGTTCGTCGACCTCGACGGCACCGTCATCTCCGATACGCTGCGGCCGCAAAGCGAAGCGCGGCCATTCGAATATCCCGCCCTCATCAAGGCCAACAAGAATGGCGGCAGCGCCAGCCTGGAGGTGCTCGACGGCCGCGCGTTCCAGCTCGTGGCCGTGCCGGTTCTCGCGCCGCTGCCGATCGGCTGGGTGGTCATGGGTTTCGCGGTGGACGACACGCTGGCGCGCGATCTGCGCCAGCTCACCGAACTCGAGGTTTCATTCGCGCTCGACGCGCCGGCGGGCTGGCGCGTGCTGGCTTCGACGCTGAGCAAGGAGGACCAGCAGGCCCTGCTCGAGGCGATGCCGCCGCGCTCGAGCGAGGTGACGCGCCTCGTCATGAACATCGCCAACGACGATCACCAGGCCCTGGTGATCCCGCTCGACGACAACGACGACGCGCGCATCGTCGCGGTGCTGCATCGCTCGCTAGGCAGCGCGCTCGCCGCCTTCGAACGGCTGCGCTTCACGCTGATCGTGCTGGCGGGATTCAGCCTCGTGTTGTCCATCGTCGGCAGCGTCGCCGTGGCGCGCAACATCACGCGGCCGCTCGAGACGCTGGCCAACGCCGCCGCGCGCATCGAACACGGCGACTACGTCGCCCCCGTCAACGTGCAGCGCGCGGACGAGATCGGCGTGCTGGCGTCGAGCCTCAATCACATGCGCGGCGGTATCGCCGACCGCGAGAAACGCATCCTCAAGCTGGCCTACGAAGACCCTCTCACCGATCTCGCCAATCGCTCGCGTTTCAACAACACACTCGAACAGGCCATCGCCCAGTGCAACCAGGGCGGCGTCCGGCGCACCATCCTCATGATGGATCTCGATCGCTTCAAGTACGTCAACGACACGCTGGGTCATGGCGTCGGCGATCATGTGTTGCGCGAGGTGAGCCTGCGGTTGCAACACACCGTCGGCGACGCAGAGTGCATCGCGCGCCTGGGCGGCGACGAATTCGCCATTCTCGTCAATCACACCGGCCAGGCTGATCTGACCGAGACGGCGCGCCAGATCATCACGGCGCTCGAGATGCCCATCCTGTACGAAGGCCAGCCGCTCGACGTCGGCACCAGCATCGGCATCGCGCACCATCCCGAACACGGTCGCGATGCGCAGACGCTGCTGCGTAATGCCGACATCGCCATGTACGCCGCCAAGCGCAACAAGACCGGTTTCGCGGTGTACGACCCGCACTACGACACCAGCCAGCAGGAACATCTGTCGCTGCTCGGTGAATTGCGCCGCGCGGTGGAGCAAAACGAGCTGCGCCTGCACTACCAGCCGAAGGTCTCGCTGCACTCCGCGCACGTCAGCGCCGTCGAGGCGCTGATCCGCTGGGAGCATCCGGCCCGCGGGCTGGTGCCGCCCTCGCAGTTCATCCCGTTCGCCGAACACACCGGTTACATCAAACTACTGACCCGCTGGGTGATCCGCGAGGCCGTGCGCCAGTGCGGCGCGTGGCTGCGCGAAGGGCTCACGTTGCAGGTCTCTGTGAACATCTCGGCACGCGATCTCATGAATCGCGACCTGCCCGAACACGTGGCCGCGCTGCTGGCCGAACACGACGTGACGCCCGGGCTGCTGTGCCTGGAAATCACCGAGAGCGGTTTCATGGAAGACCCGGCGCATGCACAGAAGGTGCTCGATCGCCTGGCCGAACTCGGCGTGAAACTGTCGATCGACGACTACGGCACGGGCTACTCGTCGCTGTCGTACATCATGAAGCTGCCGGTCCAGGAGCTGAAGATCGACCAGTCCTTCATCTCCCGCATGGCGACCGATACGGAGATTTCCACCATCGTGCGTTCGACCATCGATCTCGGCCACAACCTCGGGCTGCAGGTCGTGGCCGAAGGCGTCGAGGACAGCGCGGTGTGGAACATGCTGCGTTCGCTGGGCTGCGACGAGGCGCAGGG